In Novosphingobium resinovorum, the following are encoded in one genomic region:
- a CDS encoding DUF1427 family protein produces MKAYLLSIAAGLLVGVVYSLLGVRSPAPPMIALVGLLGILLGEQIVPLASRFVTKNNVAQFVMTECRDHVLGRLPGDADKHDA; encoded by the coding sequence ATGAAAGCCTACCTTCTCTCCATCGCCGCCGGGTTGCTGGTGGGTGTCGTCTACAGTCTCCTCGGCGTCCGTTCGCCTGCGCCGCCGATGATCGCGCTGGTCGGCCTGCTGGGAATCCTGCTCGGCGAGCAGATCGTGCCGCTGGCGAGCCGGTTCGTGACGAAAAACAACGTCGCGCAGTTCGTCATGACCGAGTGCCGCGATCACGTCCTCGGCCGCCTGCCCGGCGACGCCGATAAGCACGACGCATGA
- a CDS encoding alpha/beta fold hydrolase, which translates to MAYVTTTDGVEIFYKDWGAKDAQPIVFHHGWPLSSDDWDAQMLYFLSKGFRVVAHDRRGHGRSAQVSEGHDMDHYAADAAAVMERLDLRNAVHIGHSTGGGEVAAYVARYGIPQGRVAKAVLVSAVPPIMLKTEAYPGGLPIEVFDGLRAGLAANRAQFFRDVAAGPFYGFNREGAEVKPAVIDNWCRQGMMGSAKAHYDGIKAFSETDQTEDLKAITVPTLVLHGDDDQVVPYKNAGVLQAEILPNATLKIYEGYSHGMLTVNADTINPDLLAFVQG; encoded by the coding sequence ATGGCCTACGTAACCACCACTGACGGCGTCGAAATCTTCTACAAGGACTGGGGCGCGAAGGACGCGCAGCCCATCGTCTTCCACCACGGCTGGCCGCTCTCGTCGGACGACTGGGATGCGCAGATGCTGTACTTCCTGTCCAAGGGCTTCCGCGTCGTCGCCCATGACCGCCGTGGCCATGGCCGCTCCGCACAGGTCAGCGAGGGTCACGACATGGACCACTACGCCGCCGACGCCGCCGCGGTGATGGAACGCCTCGACCTTCGGAACGCCGTCCACATCGGTCACTCGACCGGCGGCGGTGAAGTGGCGGCCTACGTCGCGCGCTACGGCATCCCGCAGGGCCGCGTCGCCAAGGCCGTGCTGGTCAGCGCCGTGCCGCCGATCATGCTCAAGACCGAAGCCTACCCGGGCGGCCTGCCGATCGAGGTGTTCGACGGCCTGCGCGCCGGTCTTGCCGCCAATCGCGCGCAGTTCTTCCGCGATGTCGCAGCCGGTCCCTTCTACGGCTTCAACCGCGAAGGCGCCGAAGTGAAGCCAGCCGTCATCGACAACTGGTGCCGCCAGGGCATGATGGGCAGCGCCAAGGCCCATTACGACGGCATCAAGGCCTTCTCCGAAACCGACCAGACCGAAGACCTGAAGGCGATCACCGTCCCCACTCTCGTGCTGCACGGCGATGACGACCAGGTCGTGCCGTACAAGAACGCCGGCGTACTGCAGGCCGAGATCCTGCCGAACGCGACGCTGAAAATCTACGAGGGCTACTCCCACGGCATGCTCACGGTGAACGCCGACACCATCAACCCCGATCTGCTCGCCTTCGTGCAGGGCTGA
- a CDS encoding amidohydrolase: protein MTDTIIINAKVTTLDRENPQAEAVAIRDGKFLAVGSEAEVRAAAPEATVIDAKGHRLIPGLIDSHMHIIRGGLNFNMELRWDGVTSLSEAMAMLKKQVDNTPAPQWVRVVGGFTEHQFAEKRLPTIQELNAVAPDTPVFILHLYDRALLNAAALRVVGYTKDTPNPPGGEIMRDSQGNPTGLLLAQPNATILYSTLAKGPKLPPEYQLNSTRHFMREVNALGVTGVIDAGGGFQNYPDDYDIIEKLHQDDQLTVRISYNLFTQKPKEELADFAGWAKQVTPGQGDDTYRHNGAGEMLVYSAADFEDFRQPRPDMAPSMEGDLEPVIRLLAENRWPWRLHATYDETIGRALDVYEKVNADIPLQGINWFFDHAETISDRNIDRIAALGGGIAVQHRMAYQGEYFVERYGAKAAERTPPIARMIAAGIPVGAGTDATRVASYNPWVSLSWLVTGRTVGGLSLYRGDNRVSREKALRMWTHENTWFSTEVGKKGQIKAGQLADLALLSDDYFAVPDNEIVHIRSILTMLGGKVVHGDGDFAPLAPELPRPMPDWSPVATFGGYYQTPEAKQKLASACGCASSCGVHGHDHAAALGANVPAADVQTFWGSLGCGCWAV, encoded by the coding sequence ATGACCGACACGATCATCATCAACGCCAAGGTGACCACCCTCGACCGTGAAAACCCGCAGGCAGAAGCGGTGGCTATCCGCGACGGCAAGTTCCTCGCGGTCGGCAGCGAGGCCGAAGTGCGCGCCGCCGCGCCCGAAGCCACTGTGATCGACGCCAAGGGGCACCGTCTGATCCCCGGCCTGATCGACAGCCACATGCACATCATCCGCGGCGGCCTCAACTTCAACATGGAGCTGCGCTGGGACGGCGTGACCAGCCTGTCCGAAGCGATGGCGATGCTTAAGAAGCAAGTCGACAACACCCCCGCCCCGCAGTGGGTGCGCGTGGTCGGCGGCTTCACCGAGCACCAGTTCGCCGAAAAGCGCCTGCCCACGATCCAGGAACTCAACGCCGTCGCCCCTGACACGCCGGTGTTCATCCTCCACCTCTACGACCGCGCGCTGCTCAACGCCGCTGCCCTTCGCGTGGTGGGCTACACCAAGGACACGCCGAACCCGCCGGGCGGCGAGATCATGCGCGACAGCCAGGGCAACCCCACCGGCCTGCTGCTGGCCCAGCCCAATGCGACGATCCTCTATTCGACGCTGGCCAAGGGCCCCAAGCTGCCGCCCGAATACCAGCTCAATTCCACCCGCCACTTCATGCGCGAGGTCAACGCGCTGGGCGTCACCGGCGTGATCGACGCGGGCGGCGGCTTCCAGAACTATCCCGACGACTACGACATCATCGAGAAGCTGCATCAGGACGACCAGCTGACCGTCCGCATCAGCTACAACCTGTTCACCCAGAAGCCGAAGGAGGAGCTTGCCGACTTCGCAGGCTGGGCCAAGCAGGTCACGCCGGGACAGGGCGACGACACCTATCGCCACAACGGCGCAGGCGAGATGCTCGTCTATTCCGCCGCCGACTTCGAGGACTTCCGCCAGCCCCGCCCCGACATGGCGCCGAGCATGGAGGGCGACCTCGAACCCGTCATCCGCCTGCTGGCGGAAAACCGCTGGCCCTGGCGCCTCCACGCTACCTATGACGAGACGATCGGCCGCGCGCTCGACGTCTACGAAAAGGTCAACGCCGACATCCCGCTGCAGGGCATCAACTGGTTCTTCGACCACGCGGAAACGATCAGCGACCGCAATATTGACCGCATCGCCGCGCTCGGTGGCGGCATCGCCGTGCAGCACCGCATGGCCTATCAGGGCGAATACTTCGTTGAACGCTACGGCGCCAAGGCGGCCGAGCGCACCCCGCCGATCGCCCGCATGATCGCCGCCGGCATCCCGGTAGGCGCGGGCACCGACGCCACCCGCGTCGCCAGCTACAACCCGTGGGTCTCGCTCTCATGGCTGGTGACGGGGCGCACCGTGGGCGGCCTCTCGCTCTATCGCGGCGACAACCGCGTCAGCCGCGAGAAGGCGCTGCGCATGTGGACGCACGAGAACACATGGTTCTCCACCGAAGTGGGCAAGAAGGGCCAGATCAAGGCGGGCCAACTCGCCGACCTCGCGCTACTGTCCGACGATTACTTCGCCGTGCCGGACAACGAGATCGTGCACATCCGCTCGATCCTGACGATGCTGGGCGGCAAGGTGGTCCATGGCGACGGTGACTTTGCACCTCTCGCACCTGAGCTTCCGCGCCCGATGCCCGACTGGTCGCCGGTCGCGACCTTCGGCGGCTACTACCAGACGCCCGAAGCCAAGCAGAAGCTGGCCTCGGCATGCGGTTGCGCCAGCAGCTGCGGCGTCCATGGCCACGACCACGCCGCAGCGCTTGGGGCCAACGTCCCGGCCGCCGATGTCCAGACGTTCTGGGGATCGCTCGGCTGCGGCTGCTGGGCCGTCTAA